Proteins encoded together in one Thermomonospora curvata DSM 43183 window:
- the cas7i gene encoding type I-B CRISPR-associated protein Cas7/Cst2/DevR has product MSYLAGKIVLAVTAGAPNNDKGESTTAPVKKARIRGEWYPYISAQAFRRWLRETMTALGSVPSPTERVGKAQGKAQKATTAGDPITYIDDDLFGYMKAGPKGDDKGTTLRDSPFMVGTFLSVEPAKPTTDFGVMSRGIDEPVLHSHEFYTADLAAPFLLDLPRVGTFTLPEKNGVGRPNYLSEQEALAVAGAVQMGAVPVKFRGQQAVRLPLEIRRERVALLLEALAELVGGAKKAIHYGDRTPALVALVPMAGGVNPLGFVVDGAEDGSGLQVRAEVLKQELDAWQGEWEAPVRFGWRPGFRELVRKEFETDAADLIEAEKVTIGHPRVMLRELAAEIRDGRHDAWFDDPAR; this is encoded by the coding sequence ATGAGCTACCTGGCCGGGAAGATCGTGCTCGCGGTCACCGCGGGCGCGCCCAACAACGACAAGGGCGAGTCAACGACCGCGCCGGTCAAGAAGGCCCGCATCCGCGGCGAGTGGTATCCCTACATCTCGGCGCAGGCGTTCCGGCGCTGGCTGCGCGAGACGATGACCGCGCTGGGATCGGTCCCCTCTCCCACCGAGCGTGTCGGCAAGGCGCAGGGAAAGGCGCAAAAGGCCACCACCGCGGGCGACCCGATCACCTATATCGACGATGACCTCTTCGGCTACATGAAGGCCGGCCCCAAAGGGGACGACAAGGGCACCACGCTTCGCGACAGCCCGTTCATGGTGGGCACGTTCCTGTCGGTCGAGCCGGCCAAGCCCACCACCGACTTCGGGGTGATGTCCCGCGGCATCGACGAGCCCGTGCTGCACTCCCACGAGTTCTACACCGCCGACCTGGCCGCGCCGTTCCTGCTGGACCTGCCCCGGGTGGGCACCTTCACCCTCCCGGAGAAGAACGGTGTGGGACGTCCGAACTACCTGAGCGAGCAGGAAGCGCTGGCGGTGGCCGGAGCGGTCCAGATGGGCGCCGTGCCGGTGAAGTTCCGCGGCCAGCAGGCGGTGCGGCTGCCGCTGGAGATACGCCGGGAGCGGGTCGCGCTGCTGCTGGAGGCGTTGGCCGAACTGGTCGGGGGCGCCAAGAAGGCGATCCACTACGGTGACCGCACTCCCGCCCTGGTGGCGCTGGTCCCGATGGCCGGCGGGGTGAACCCGCTGGGATTCGTAGTGGACGGCGCCGAGGACGGCAGCGGGCTGCAAGTGCGGGCCGAGGTGCTCAAGCAGGAACTGGACGCCTGGCAGGGGGAGTGGGAGGCCCCCGTCCGCTTCGGCTGGCGGCCGGGCTTTCGGGAGCTGGTCCGCAAGGAGTTCGAAACGGACGCGGCCGACCTGATCGAGGCGGAGAAGGTCACCATCGGCCACCCCAGGGTGATGCTGCGGGAACTGGCCGCGGAGATCCGCGACGGCCGGCACGACGCCTGGTTCGACGACCCCGCGCGGTGA
- the cas1b gene encoding type I-B CRISPR-associated endonuclease Cas1b has protein sequence MSSAARTYWLTEPCRIRREAGSIRIERSDRSPVRIPITDIRDLVAFDHIDINTSAVSLLSRHGVIVHILDHYGNYAGAITPAEDSSSALVLRRQVALTADDATRLSIGRALVAAAAANVAWALDTDLLDAPLARLPEQLDGCRDTEQLMGIEGNFRRTAWETLDTFLPPWLRLQGRTRRPPANAGNAFISYLNSITYARVLTALRCTPLHPALGFMHADTDRRRNTLALDLAEPFKPLFAERLLRRAAAQKTLTPADFESDVNHASLSKSGRKKVAELIRTELATTVHHRALKRKVSYEELLHLEALKIVRLCLEGTPYKPFRPWW, from the coding sequence ATGAGCTCCGCCGCCCGCACCTACTGGCTCACCGAGCCCTGCCGGATCCGCCGCGAAGCAGGCAGCATCCGCATAGAACGCTCCGACCGCAGCCCCGTCCGCATCCCCATCACCGATATCCGGGACCTGGTCGCCTTCGACCACATCGACATCAACACCTCAGCGGTCTCCCTGCTGAGTCGGCACGGCGTGATCGTCCACATCCTCGACCACTACGGCAACTACGCCGGCGCCATCACCCCGGCCGAGGACTCTTCTTCCGCCCTCGTCCTGCGACGCCAGGTCGCCCTCACCGCTGACGACGCCACCCGCCTGTCCATCGGCCGCGCCCTGGTGGCGGCGGCCGCGGCCAACGTCGCCTGGGCCTTGGACACCGACCTGCTCGATGCGCCACTGGCCCGGCTGCCCGAACAACTGGACGGCTGCCGCGACACCGAGCAGCTCATGGGAATCGAAGGCAACTTCCGTCGTACCGCCTGGGAGACCCTGGACACCTTCCTGCCCCCATGGCTCCGCCTGCAAGGCCGCACCCGCCGCCCACCGGCCAACGCGGGCAACGCCTTCATCAGCTACCTCAACTCCATCACCTACGCCCGCGTCCTCACCGCTTTGCGCTGCACGCCTCTCCACCCGGCCCTGGGCTTCATGCACGCCGACACCGACCGCCGCCGCAACACCCTCGCCCTCGACCTGGCCGAACCGTTCAAGCCCTTGTTCGCCGAACGGCTCCTCCGCCGTGCCGCCGCCCAGAAAACACTCACCCCTGCGGACTTCGAAAGCGACGTCAACCACGCATCCCTCAGCAAGTCCGGCCGCAAGAAGGTCGCAGAGCTCATCCGAACCGAGCTCGCCACCACCGTCCACCACCGAGCCCTCAAGCGAAAGGTCTCCTACGAAGAGCTCCTCCACCTGGAGGCCCTCAAAATCGTCCGACTCTGCCTGGAAGGCACTCCCTACAAGCCGTTCCGCCCCTGGTGGTGA
- the cas2 gene encoding CRISPR-associated endonuclease Cas2 gives MFVIVVYDTLAERNPRVLRTCRRYLHWVQRSVFQGELSAAQHRTFISEIKQHIDPGYDSVLIYRTRTPHHIETQTLGQTLGNTDPVL, from the coding sequence ATGTTCGTCATCGTCGTCTACGACACCCTCGCCGAACGCAACCCCCGCGTCCTACGCACTTGCCGCCGTTACCTGCACTGGGTACAGCGCAGCGTCTTCCAAGGCGAACTCTCCGCAGCCCAGCACCGAACCTTCATCTCCGAGATCAAGCAACACATCGACCCCGGATACGACAGCGTCCTGATCTACCGGACCAGGACACCCCACCACATCGAAACCCAAACCCTCGGCCAGACCCTTGGCAACACCGACCCCGTCCTGTAA
- a CDS encoding CRISPR-associated helicase/endonuclease Cas3: protein MPDERRPIEAVRVQLYAPVASFRDPMFPGVTRCLPVPPPSTLRGMLAAATGRPAEPVVLGVCAYAEGRGVDTETYHPIAADGSNPAIGGRVRPGKGGMTIRERPFLTGVHITLWVPMPDGERIATALRRPTWGLRLGRSQDLVHVRSITRVELVPTDRARIGHALAPRGGHQAPQANLLRLADHVSTDRLRTDYGDYLWCAEPPTDVRPVAGAYRDGDQAVWLQAPPAPETGDDGELAGVFGKSKAASKLGRPELLIEHSVTVRSAAQAVAERIGSPGILADRPGFWTQVEIAALLHDAGKVAEGFQNQLRPGGEPWGERHEVLSLAYADLLTRHLPESDRTMIAVGVAFHHRPLISASGRDLREMYPPEAAWERKFGRDPDAPPTRPRVQVTPARHAALLRWLAAQLGIPPPEPDGRRLWELARDAFARLHAAWRGRVPPEDGLVAVLLQGAVTLADRSGSAHVPLQTHMPLPRRYITTLPAPYPHQRAAAETTGHLVLCAPTGSGKTEAGLAWASRQLDDMPGRPRLLWVLPYRASIDAARDRFIKSLLPAPGQKKPDIGVLHATAARTLLARATTDDCPPGPRQARKARDQAAAMRLFAQRIRVATPYQLLRGAIAGPSHSSVLLEQANALIALDELHAYDPATFGRLCAAMRLWQMLGSRVVVLSATLAPPMIDLLKDTLDQVTVHRAPPGTAPDRHRLVLDDQPITAPQSLDRIRRWLTEGHSVLVVANTVATAQRLYRELAGHARAVLPDDPDAAILLHSRFRAEDRAAIERRISTRHPERAVGENTRRGGLVVATQVLEVSLCLDFDRGVSELAPIEAVAQRAGRVNRRGRHPDGVVEFRVHMPESALPYEEGALDAALSALRNTPSPVISEQTVETWLRHAYDTEWGRQWASQAERYRKEFFESFLTFCDPFHDRTEHATGLDEAFDSIEVLLESDAEEYSLRSSGPHGDPLQAAGLLIPLRKAQIHRLHRNGRAHLDRERARRERRPPLWLINAPYSEETGLDLSAEATSPRQPETVL, encoded by the coding sequence ATGCCGGATGAACGCAGGCCGATCGAGGCCGTCCGCGTGCAGCTGTATGCGCCCGTGGCCTCTTTCCGCGACCCGATGTTCCCCGGGGTGACCCGCTGCCTGCCGGTCCCTCCGCCTTCGACGCTGCGGGGGATGCTGGCCGCGGCCACCGGCCGTCCCGCCGAACCGGTCGTGCTGGGGGTGTGCGCCTACGCCGAGGGACGCGGCGTGGACACCGAGACCTACCACCCGATCGCGGCCGACGGCTCCAACCCCGCGATCGGCGGACGCGTCAGGCCGGGCAAGGGCGGCATGACGATCCGGGAGCGTCCATTCCTGACCGGAGTGCACATCACTTTGTGGGTGCCGATGCCCGACGGGGAACGGATCGCCACGGCGCTGCGGCGACCGACCTGGGGCCTGCGGCTGGGACGCTCCCAAGACCTGGTGCACGTCCGCTCGATCACCCGGGTCGAGCTGGTGCCCACCGACCGGGCCCGCATCGGCCACGCGCTGGCTCCCCGCGGCGGACATCAGGCGCCGCAGGCGAACCTGCTGCGGCTGGCCGACCACGTCAGCACCGACCGGCTGCGCACCGACTACGGCGACTACCTGTGGTGCGCCGAACCGCCGACCGATGTCCGCCCGGTGGCCGGCGCCTACCGGGACGGCGATCAAGCGGTCTGGCTGCAGGCGCCGCCAGCGCCGGAGACCGGCGACGACGGCGAGCTCGCCGGAGTTTTCGGCAAGTCCAAGGCCGCATCCAAGCTGGGACGTCCCGAGCTGCTGATCGAGCACAGTGTCACCGTGCGAAGCGCCGCCCAGGCGGTGGCCGAACGCATCGGCTCACCGGGAATCCTGGCCGACCGCCCGGGATTTTGGACCCAGGTGGAGATCGCCGCCCTGCTGCACGATGCGGGCAAAGTAGCCGAAGGCTTCCAAAACCAGTTGCGCCCCGGCGGCGAGCCCTGGGGGGAGCGGCACGAGGTGCTCTCCCTGGCCTACGCCGACCTGCTGACCCGGCACCTGCCCGAATCCGACCGCACCATGATCGCAGTCGGGGTGGCCTTCCACCACAGGCCCCTGATCTCGGCGAGCGGACGGGACCTGCGGGAGATGTATCCGCCCGAGGCGGCCTGGGAACGCAAGTTCGGCCGCGATCCGGACGCTCCCCCCACGCGCCCCCGCGTCCAGGTCACCCCGGCCCGCCACGCCGCGCTGCTGCGCTGGCTGGCCGCCCAGCTCGGCATCCCGCCCCCGGAACCGGACGGACGGCGGCTATGGGAGCTGGCCCGCGACGCCTTCGCCCGTCTGCACGCCGCCTGGCGCGGCCGGGTCCCTCCCGAAGACGGGCTGGTCGCGGTGCTGCTGCAAGGAGCGGTCACCCTGGCCGATCGGTCCGGCTCCGCGCACGTGCCCCTGCAGACCCACATGCCGTTGCCGCGCCGGTACATCACCACCCTCCCCGCCCCCTACCCCCACCAGCGGGCCGCCGCCGAGACGACCGGGCACCTGGTGCTGTGCGCCCCCACCGGCAGCGGCAAGACCGAGGCCGGGCTGGCCTGGGCCTCCCGGCAGCTCGACGACATGCCCGGCCGTCCCCGGCTGCTGTGGGTCCTGCCGTACCGGGCCTCCATCGACGCCGCCCGCGACCGGTTCATCAAAAGCCTGCTGCCGGCTCCCGGCCAGAAGAAGCCCGACATCGGCGTCCTGCACGCGACCGCCGCCCGGACCCTGCTGGCGCGGGCCACCACCGACGATTGCCCGCCCGGCCCGCGCCAGGCGCGCAAGGCACGCGACCAGGCCGCCGCCATGCGGCTGTTCGCGCAACGCATCCGGGTCGCCACCCCCTACCAGCTGCTGCGCGGCGCCATCGCCGGGCCGAGCCACTCCAGCGTGCTGCTGGAGCAGGCCAACGCGCTCATCGCACTGGATGAGCTGCACGCCTACGACCCGGCCACGTTCGGACGATTGTGCGCGGCCATGCGGCTGTGGCAGATGCTCGGCAGCCGGGTGGTCGTCTTGTCGGCCACCCTCGCCCCACCCATGATCGACCTGCTCAAGGACACCCTCGACCAGGTGACCGTGCATCGGGCGCCGCCGGGCACCGCCCCCGACCGGCACCGCCTGGTGCTGGACGACCAGCCGATCACCGCACCGCAGAGCCTGGACCGCATCCGCCGCTGGCTGACCGAAGGCCACAGCGTGCTGGTCGTGGCCAACACCGTCGCCACCGCCCAGCGCCTGTACCGCGAACTGGCAGGTCACGCCAGAGCCGTCCTGCCCGACGACCCGGACGCGGCGATCCTGCTGCACTCGCGGTTCCGGGCCGAGGACCGCGCCGCCATCGAACGGCGGATCAGCACGCGCCACCCCGAACGCGCCGTCGGTGAAAACACCCGCCGCGGCGGGCTGGTGGTGGCCACCCAGGTGCTGGAGGTGTCGCTGTGCCTGGACTTCGACCGCGGGGTCAGTGAACTGGCGCCGATCGAGGCGGTCGCCCAGCGCGCCGGCCGGGTCAACCGGCGCGGACGCCATCCCGACGGCGTGGTGGAGTTCCGCGTCCACATGCCCGAATCCGCCCTGCCCTACGAGGAGGGCGCGCTGGATGCGGCCCTGTCGGCGCTGCGGAACACGCCCAGCCCGGTGATCTCCGAACAGACCGTGGAAACCTGGCTCCGCCACGCCTACGACACCGAGTGGGGACGGCAGTGGGCGAGCCAGGCCGAGCGTTACCGCAAGGAGTTCTTCGAATCCTTCCTCACCTTCTGCGACCCCTTCCACGACCGCACCGAACACGCGACCGGCCTGGACGAGGCGTTCGACAGCATCGAGGTCCTGCTGGAAAGCGACGCCGAAGAGTACAGCCTGCGCTCCAGCGGCCCCCATGGAGACCCGCTTCAAGCCGCCGGGCTGCTCATCCCGCTGCGCAAGGCCCAAATCCACCGCCTCCACCGCAACGGACGGGCACACCTGGACCGGGAGCGGGCACGCCGCGAACGACGCCCGCCCCTGTGGCTGATCAACGCCCCCTACAGCGAAGAAACCGGCCTGGACCTCAGCGCCGAGGCCACGTCCCCGCGGCAACCGGAGACCGTCCTGTGA
- the cas4 gene encoding CRISPR-associated protein Cas4, producing MKSLPRPDAIGGVHIKYLLHCPRQLWLYSRGYRPEQRSDAVAFGEAVDETTYTRRRDIDLGEAKIDWVTTGAIVHETKSSRRPSDQHRAQVRHYCLLLERRGVNVRGGVIHYPLIRRKIDVPWDATARTEAETTEQQAQEVIAALHIPPRLPRSRCRGCAYNDYCWAEA from the coding sequence GTGAAGTCGCTTCCCCGCCCGGACGCCATAGGCGGAGTGCACATCAAGTACCTGCTGCACTGCCCCAGACAGCTATGGCTGTACTCACGCGGCTACCGTCCCGAGCAGCGCAGCGACGCCGTCGCCTTCGGGGAGGCCGTGGACGAGACCACCTACACCCGCCGCCGCGACATCGACCTCGGCGAAGCCAAGATCGACTGGGTCACCACCGGCGCGATCGTCCACGAGACCAAATCCTCCCGCCGGCCCTCCGACCAGCATCGCGCCCAGGTCCGCCACTACTGCCTGCTGCTGGAACGCCGCGGCGTCAACGTCCGCGGCGGCGTCATCCACTACCCCCTCATCCGCCGCAAGATCGACGTCCCCTGGGACGCCACCGCCCGTACCGAAGCCGAAACCACCGAACAACAGGCCCAAGAAGTGATCGCGGCTTTGCACATACCGCCCCGCCTGCCCCGCAGCCGGTGCCGTGGCTGCGCCTACAACGACTACTGCTGGGCGGAGGCATGA